The following coding sequences are from one Streptomyces sp. NBC_01485 window:
- a CDS encoding FadR/GntR family transcriptional regulator yields MPPSAPAPKSTVTQRAIERIKALIADGLLEPGQRLPTERDLAAQLGISRSSMREAIRALTVLGVLEARHGSGIYVTALKAGDLLETFGVVADLSRGPRLVELLEVRRVLESTATALAAARITEEQLAVVAGHVAAMNATDDPEEILAHDLAFHRAIATAAGNETMAAILEGLSSRTFRARVWRGYQEEGAFARTRREHAAIHRALAARDPEAARAAAAAHVGEVEEWLRSRARVDP; encoded by the coding sequence ATCCCGCCCAGCGCGCCCGCCCCCAAGAGCACGGTGACGCAGCGCGCCATCGAGCGGATCAAGGCGCTGATCGCCGACGGTCTGCTGGAGCCGGGCCAGCGGCTGCCGACCGAGCGGGATCTCGCGGCGCAGCTCGGCATCTCCCGCAGTTCGATGCGTGAGGCGATCCGCGCGCTCACGGTCCTGGGCGTGCTGGAGGCCCGGCACGGTTCCGGCATCTACGTCACCGCGTTGAAGGCCGGCGACCTGCTGGAGACGTTCGGGGTGGTGGCCGACCTCTCGCGCGGGCCGCGTCTGGTCGAGCTGCTGGAGGTGCGGCGCGTCCTGGAGTCGACGGCGACGGCGCTGGCCGCGGCCCGCATCACCGAGGAGCAACTGGCCGTCGTGGCGGGGCATGTGGCGGCGATGAACGCCACCGACGACCCGGAGGAGATCCTCGCCCACGATCTCGCCTTCCACCGCGCCATCGCGACGGCCGCCGGCAACGAGACGATGGCGGCGATCCTGGAGGGCCTGTCCTCGCGCACGTTCCGCGCCCGCGTCTGGCGCGGCTACCAGGAGGAGGGCGCCTTCGCCCGCACCCGCCGCGAACACGCGGCGATCCACCGCGCCCTGGCCGCCCGCGACCCGGAGGCCGCCCGGGCGGCGGCGGCCGCCCATGTGGGCGAGGTGGAGGAGTGGCTGAGGTCGCGGGCCCGGGTGGATCCCTGA
- a CDS encoding SDR family NAD(P)-dependent oxidoreductase, which translates to MSDFEGLTALVTGGASGIGRATAELLAERGARVAVLDLDPSGVDKPLLGYRADVGDDASVRVAVAAAVADLGGLDILVNNAGIGAQGTVEDNDDAEWHRVLDVNVVGMVRMTRAALPHLRNSSHAAIVNTCSIAATAGLPQRALYSATKGAVYSLTLAMAADHIREGIRVNCVNPGTADTPWVGRLLDKADDPAAERAALEARQPTGRLVSAAEVAGAVAYLASPLSGATTGTALAVDGGMQGLRLRPAGPR; encoded by the coding sequence GTGAGCGACTTCGAAGGGCTGACGGCCCTGGTGACGGGGGGTGCGTCCGGCATCGGCCGGGCCACCGCGGAACTCCTGGCCGAGCGCGGCGCGCGGGTCGCCGTCCTCGACCTGGACCCGTCGGGAGTGGACAAACCCCTCCTCGGTTATCGGGCCGACGTCGGCGACGACGCCTCGGTGCGGGTGGCGGTCGCGGCCGCCGTCGCCGACCTGGGGGGCCTGGACATCCTGGTCAACAACGCGGGCATCGGCGCCCAGGGCACCGTCGAGGACAACGACGACGCCGAATGGCACCGCGTCCTCGACGTCAACGTCGTCGGCATGGTCCGCATGACCCGCGCCGCCCTGCCCCACCTGAGGAACTCCTCCCACGCGGCGATCGTCAACACCTGCTCCATCGCCGCGACCGCGGGCCTGCCGCAGCGGGCCCTGTACAGCGCGACCAAGGGCGCGGTGTACTCGCTGACCCTCGCCATGGCCGCCGACCACATCCGCGAGGGCATCCGCGTCAACTGCGTCAACCCCGGCACCGCCGACACCCCCTGGGTCGGCCGGCTCCTCGACAAGGCCGACGATCCGGCCGCCGAGCGCGCCGCCCTGGAGGCCCGCCAGCCCACCGGCCGCCTGGTCAGCGCGGCCGAAGTCGCGGGCGCCGTCGCCTACTTGGCGAGCCCCCTGTCCGGCGCCACCACCGGCACCGCCCTCGCCGTCGACGGCGGCATGCAGGGCCTGCGGCTGCGCCCGGCGGGCCCCCGATGA
- a CDS encoding aldo/keto reductase: protein MTGLGRTGVQVTGLGLGAAPLANLFTEVTDEQANATVAAAWERGVRYFDTAPHYGLGLSERRLGAALRDHPRDRYTVSTKVGRLLEPADPPGGDDLANGFAVPATHRRVWDFSADGVRRSLEASLERLGLDHVDVVYLHDPDDHAEQAFREGYPALEKLRSEGVVGAIGAGMNQAEMLTRFVRDTDVDVVLCAGRYTLLDQRAAAELLPAAVERGVSVVIGGAFNSGLLADPRPGATFNYGQAPAELVEKALRMKAVADRHGVTLRAAALAFCAAHPAVASVLVGARSAAEAADCAEQFATPVPAALWDELRATGLLPAQEPS from the coding sequence ATGACCGGCCTCGGCCGCACCGGCGTCCAGGTCACCGGTCTCGGCCTGGGAGCCGCCCCGCTCGCCAACCTCTTCACCGAGGTCACCGACGAGCAGGCGAACGCCACCGTGGCCGCCGCCTGGGAGCGCGGCGTGCGCTACTTCGACACCGCGCCGCACTACGGGCTGGGCCTGTCCGAACGGCGTCTCGGCGCCGCCCTGCGGGACCACCCGCGCGACCGGTACACGGTCTCCACGAAGGTGGGCCGCCTCCTCGAACCCGCGGACCCGCCGGGCGGCGACGACCTGGCCAACGGCTTCGCGGTGCCCGCCACGCACCGGCGGGTGTGGGACTTCAGCGCCGACGGCGTACGCCGCTCCCTGGAGGCCTCCCTCGAACGGCTCGGCCTCGACCACGTCGACGTCGTGTACCTGCACGACCCCGACGACCACGCCGAACAGGCCTTCCGCGAGGGCTATCCCGCCCTGGAGAAGCTGCGCTCGGAGGGCGTGGTGGGCGCGATCGGCGCCGGCATGAACCAGGCCGAGATGCTCACCCGGTTCGTCCGTGACACCGACGTGGACGTGGTGCTCTGCGCGGGCCGCTACACCCTGCTCGACCAGCGCGCCGCTGCCGAGCTGCTGCCCGCGGCCGTCGAACGGGGCGTGTCGGTGGTCATCGGCGGCGCCTTCAACTCCGGTCTGCTGGCGGACCCCAGGCCCGGGGCGACGTTCAACTACGGCCAGGCACCGGCCGAGTTGGTGGAGAAGGCCCTGCGGATGAAGGCGGTCGCCGACCGGCACGGCGTCACCCTGCGCGCCGCCGCGCTGGCCTTCTGCGCCGCGCATCCCGCGGTCGCGAGCGTCCTGGTCGGCGCCCGCTCGGCGGCCGAAGCCGCCGACTGCGCCGAGCAGTTCGCCACCCCCGTCCCCGCCGCCCTCTGGGACGAGTTGAGGGCCACCGGGCTGCTCCCCGCACAGGAGCCGTCATGA
- a CDS encoding L-rhamnose mutarotase translates to MRVALHTKVRADRIDAYEAAHREVPAELTDAISAAGATSWTIWRSGADLFHVLECEDYARLLAELEKLPVNVAWQARMAELLDVAHDYSGEGAGAGLPVVWELP, encoded by the coding sequence ATGAGGGTCGCCCTGCACACCAAGGTCCGCGCCGACCGGATCGACGCGTACGAGGCCGCGCACCGCGAGGTCCCCGCGGAACTGACGGACGCCATCAGCGCCGCCGGGGCCACCTCCTGGACCATCTGGCGCAGCGGCGCGGACCTCTTCCACGTCCTGGAGTGCGAGGACTACGCGCGCCTCCTCGCCGAGCTGGAGAAGCTGCCGGTCAACGTGGCCTGGCAGGCCCGGATGGCCGAGCTGCTCGACGTGGCGCACGACTACTCCGGCGAGGGCGCCGGCGCCGGTCTGCCGGTCGTCTGGGAGCTGCCATGA
- a CDS encoding amidohydrolase family protein, with amino-acid sequence MTVVDAHHHLWDLSVRDQDWIGRGSPLRRDFTAGDLLAEARAAGVDRTVLVQTVTVAEETPEFLALAAEHEVIAGVVGWTDLTRPDVADELARLRELPGGRYLKGVRHQVQSEPDPEWLLRADVRRGLAAVAEAGLVYDLVVVPHQLPACAKAAAALPELTFVLDHLGKPPIAAGALEPWASDVRVLAALPNTVCKLSGMVTEADPVSGTVDDLRPYAHTVLEAFGPARLMFGSDWPVCTLAASYGEVLDLARQLTDPGDHAQIFGTTAVRVYDL; translated from the coding sequence ATGACCGTCGTCGACGCCCACCACCACCTCTGGGACCTGTCCGTACGGGACCAGGACTGGATCGGCCGAGGCAGCCCGCTCCGCCGGGACTTCACCGCCGGGGACCTGCTTGCGGAGGCTCGCGCGGCCGGGGTCGACCGTACCGTCCTCGTCCAGACGGTCACCGTGGCCGAGGAGACCCCCGAGTTCCTCGCCCTCGCGGCCGAGCACGAGGTGATCGCGGGAGTCGTCGGCTGGACCGACCTCACCCGCCCGGACGTCGCCGACGAACTGGCCCGGCTGCGCGAACTCCCCGGCGGCCGGTACCTCAAGGGCGTCCGGCACCAGGTCCAGAGCGAGCCGGACCCGGAGTGGCTGCTGCGCGCGGACGTACGGCGGGGGCTGGCCGCCGTCGCCGAAGCGGGCCTGGTCTACGACCTGGTGGTGGTGCCCCACCAGCTCCCGGCCTGCGCCAAGGCGGCCGCCGCGCTGCCCGAACTCACCTTCGTCCTCGACCACTTGGGCAAGCCGCCGATCGCCGCCGGGGCGCTGGAGCCCTGGGCGTCCGACGTCAGGGTCCTGGCCGCCCTGCCCAACACGGTCTGCAAGCTCTCCGGGATGGTCACCGAGGCCGACCCCGTGTCCGGGACCGTCGACGACCTGCGCCCGTACGCGCACACGGTCCTGGAGGCCTTCGGACCGGCCCGGCTGATGTTCGGCTCGGACTGGCCGGTGTGCACCCTCGCCGCCTCGTACGGCGAAGTCCTCGACCTGGCACGGCAGTTGACCGATCCGGGCGACCACGCCCAGATCTTCGGGACCACCGCCGTCCGCGTCTACGACCTCTGA
- a CDS encoding lipase maturation factor family protein yields MDWFTAPGYGLSRLVFQRALAGVYLVAFLTAAWQFRALLGERGMLPIPRFVERVPFWTAPSLFHLRYSDRLFAAVAWTGCAVSGALLAGLDGQMPLWAGMLLWLAPWALYLSIVNVGQTWYSFGWESLLLETGFLAVFLGNDEVAPPVLVLFLLRWILFRVEFGAGLIKMRGDPCWRKLTCLYHHHETQPMPGPLSWFFHHLPRPLHRVEVAANHFTQLVVPFLLFAPQPVATAAASLMILTQLWLVLSGNFAWLNWITVVLAVPALALPSDHPPAPATPLWFEIVVLAAAALLLFLSYRPVVNMLSRRQVMNRSFDPLHLVNTYGAFGTVSRIRHEVVVEGTLDDVPREESDWREYEFKGKPGDPRYWPRQFAPYHLRLDWMMWFAALSPAYAESWFGALVERLLENDRDTLRLLRRSPFPPDEPPRHIRARLFRYRYTTWRELRETGACWERTYVREYLPPTRLARVSQRS; encoded by the coding sequence GTGGACTGGTTCACCGCACCCGGGTACGGGCTGAGCCGGCTGGTCTTCCAGCGGGCCCTGGCCGGTGTGTACCTGGTCGCGTTCCTGACGGCGGCGTGGCAGTTCCGGGCGCTGCTGGGTGAGCGCGGGATGCTGCCGATCCCCCGGTTCGTCGAGCGGGTGCCGTTTTGGACCGCCCCGAGCCTGTTCCATCTGCGCTACTCCGACCGCCTCTTCGCCGCCGTCGCCTGGACGGGCTGCGCGGTGTCGGGGGCGCTGCTGGCGGGGCTGGACGGGCAGATGCCGTTGTGGGCGGGGATGCTGCTGTGGCTGGCGCCGTGGGCGCTGTATCTGTCGATCGTCAACGTCGGCCAGACCTGGTACTCGTTCGGCTGGGAGTCCCTGCTGCTGGAGACCGGCTTCCTCGCCGTGTTCCTCGGCAACGACGAGGTGGCCCCGCCGGTCCTCGTGCTCTTCCTGCTGCGCTGGATCCTGTTCCGGGTCGAGTTCGGCGCGGGTCTGATCAAGATGCGCGGCGACCCCTGCTGGCGGAAGCTGACCTGCCTCTACCACCACCACGAGACCCAGCCCATGCCCGGCCCGCTGAGCTGGTTCTTCCACCACCTGCCGAGGCCGCTGCACCGCGTCGAGGTCGCCGCGAACCACTTCACCCAACTCGTCGTGCCGTTCCTGCTGTTCGCCCCGCAGCCCGTCGCGACGGCGGCCGCGTCGCTGATGATCCTGACCCAGTTGTGGCTGGTGCTGTCGGGCAACTTCGCCTGGCTGAACTGGATCACCGTCGTCCTGGCCGTGCCCGCGCTCGCACTCCCCTCCGACCACCCGCCGGCTCCCGCCACGCCGCTCTGGTTCGAGATCGTGGTCCTCGCCGCGGCAGCGCTCCTGCTGTTCCTCAGCTACCGCCCGGTGGTCAACATGCTCTCCCGCCGCCAGGTGATGAACCGCTCCTTCGATCCGCTGCACCTGGTCAACACCTACGGCGCGTTCGGCACCGTGAGCCGGATCCGCCACGAGGTGGTGGTCGAGGGCACGCTCGACGACGTGCCGCGCGAGGAATCCGACTGGCGGGAGTACGAGTTCAAGGGCAAGCCCGGCGATCCCCGTTACTGGCCACGCCAGTTCGCCCCGTACCACCTGCGCCTGGACTGGATGATGTGGTTCGCCGCGCTCTCCCCCGCGTACGCCGAGTCCTGGTTCGGCGCGTTGGTGGAAAGGCTGCTGGAGAACGACCGCGACACCCTGAGACTGCTGCGCCGCTCCCCGTTCCCGCCCGACGAGCCACCGCGCCACATCCGCGCCCGCCTCTTCCGTTACCGCTACACGACCTGGCGTGAGCTGCGGGAGACGGGCGCGTGCTGGGAGCGGACGTACGTGCGGGAGTACCTGCCGCCGACGCGGCTGGCTCGGGTGTCTCAGAGGTCGTAG
- a CDS encoding SpoIIE family protein phosphatase — MVDRGASALSLPDDWPAHPDPILALNRMGSFDWDLDTGQFRMDARAHEIFDLRPDEYDGDPVSLGVRVPPGEGIRLDEAVAQAIKDGSENYGAYFRLRRRDGTLRWTHTQGYIRRDDTGRPRRIVGIIRDATDELGDLAARDDEPALDDARRAQTNEQTNVVQLTTAALAHARTVQDVIDVLKDTHGLTHLGATSLVMGLVEAGRIRLIAEGPEGSFVPGTLVTRIDEPYPMSEVVRTLTPRFIESPEEFAGGYPMLWSYLTDLEITSAAYLPLIVQARPIGAMGLLYSDRRGFTPEERNILVALGSSIAQSLQRAMFYEQEKDIAQGLQQAMLPRTIPSVPGADVAVRYRAATIGGSLGRDIGGDWYDLIPLPGGRVGAVIGDVQGHDTHAAAVMGQLRIVLRAYAAEGHPPATVMARASVFLHELDTDRFATCLYAEADLSTGVVQMVRAGHIDPLLRAPDGTCRRVSVAGGLPLGLSAEFGSLDYPVATVELDPGHTLLLCTDGLVEQPGADLDDGMRALAAMIAAGPADVRKLADLLIDVAEERGGDDDVALLLLRRRSPDAPQAGNRLQQHVAPGDPEALTMARHMILAAVRAWGSRDRSDEIELVADELITNALMHTEGAAIVTLRALTGGDRRLRVEVEDSSSALPRRREAGVSGVSGRGLLLVDLLADAWGVEARGGGKCVWCEFVVRETRRREGS, encoded by the coding sequence ATGGTTGATCGGGGAGCGAGCGCCCTGTCACTCCCGGACGACTGGCCCGCCCACCCGGATCCGATCCTGGCGCTCAACCGCATGGGCAGCTTCGACTGGGACCTCGACACCGGGCAGTTCCGCATGGACGCCCGGGCGCACGAGATCTTCGACCTGCGGCCCGACGAGTACGACGGCGACCCCGTCTCCCTCGGAGTACGGGTGCCGCCGGGGGAGGGCATTCGGCTGGACGAGGCGGTCGCCCAGGCCATCAAGGACGGCAGCGAGAACTACGGCGCCTACTTCAGGCTGCGGCGGCGCGACGGCACGCTGCGCTGGACCCACACCCAGGGCTACATCCGGCGCGACGACACCGGCCGCCCGCGCCGCATCGTCGGCATCATCCGCGACGCCACCGACGAGCTCGGCGACCTCGCCGCCCGCGACGACGAGCCCGCCCTGGACGACGCGCGCCGCGCACAGACCAACGAACAGACCAACGTCGTCCAGCTCACCACGGCGGCCCTGGCCCACGCCCGCACCGTGCAGGACGTCATCGACGTCCTCAAGGACACCCACGGCCTCACCCACCTCGGCGCGACCAGCCTCGTCATGGGCCTGGTCGAGGCCGGCCGGATCCGGCTGATCGCCGAAGGACCGGAGGGCAGCTTCGTGCCCGGCACGCTGGTCACCCGGATCGACGAGCCGTACCCGATGAGCGAGGTCGTCCGCACCCTCACCCCCCGCTTCATCGAGTCACCGGAGGAGTTCGCCGGCGGCTACCCCATGCTCTGGTCCTACCTGACCGACCTGGAGATCACCTCGGCGGCCTATCTGCCGCTCATCGTGCAGGCCCGCCCGATCGGCGCGATGGGCCTGCTCTACAGCGACCGCCGCGGCTTCACCCCGGAAGAACGCAACATCCTCGTCGCGCTCGGCAGCAGCATCGCGCAGAGCCTGCAGCGGGCCATGTTCTACGAGCAGGAGAAGGACATCGCCCAGGGCCTCCAGCAGGCCATGCTGCCGCGCACCATCCCCAGCGTGCCCGGCGCCGACGTCGCCGTCCGCTACCGCGCCGCCACCATCGGCGGCTCCCTAGGCCGCGACATCGGCGGCGACTGGTACGACCTGATCCCGCTGCCCGGCGGCCGGGTCGGCGCCGTCATCGGCGACGTCCAGGGCCACGACACGCACGCCGCCGCCGTCATGGGCCAGCTACGGATCGTCCTGCGGGCCTACGCCGCCGAGGGGCACCCGCCGGCCACCGTGATGGCCAGGGCCTCCGTCTTCCTGCACGAGCTCGACACCGACCGCTTCGCCACCTGCCTGTACGCGGAGGCCGACCTCTCCACCGGCGTCGTCCAGATGGTCCGCGCCGGGCACATCGACCCCCTGCTGCGCGCCCCCGACGGGACCTGCCGGCGCGTCTCCGTGGCCGGCGGGCTGCCGCTCGGGCTGTCCGCCGAGTTCGGCAGCCTCGACTACCCGGTCGCCACCGTCGAGCTCGACCCCGGCCACACGCTGCTGCTGTGCACCGACGGTCTGGTCGAGCAGCCCGGCGCCGACCTCGACGACGGCATGCGCGCCCTCGCCGCCATGATCGCCGCCGGCCCCGCGGACGTACGCAAGCTCGCCGACCTGCTGATCGACGTCGCCGAGGAACGCGGCGGCGACGACGACGTGGCCCTGCTCCTGCTGCGCCGCCGCAGCCCGGACGCTCCGCAGGCCGGCAACCGGCTCCAGCAGCACGTGGCGCCCGGCGACCCGGAGGCCCTCACGATGGCCCGGCACATGATCCTCGCCGCCGTCCGCGCCTGGGGCTCCCGGGACCGCTCCGACGAGATCGAGCTGGTCGCCGACGAGCTGATCACCAACGCCCTCATGCACACCGAGGGCGCCGCGATCGTCACCCTGCGGGCGCTCACCGGCGGCGACCGCCGGCTGCGCGTCGAGGTCGAGGACTCCTCCAGCGCCCTGCCGCGCCGCCGCGAGGCGGGCGTGTCGGGCGTCTCCGGGCGGGGCCTGCTCCTGGTCGACCTGCTCGCGGACGCGTGGGGCGTGGAGGCGCGCGGCGGCGGCAAGTGCGTGTGGTGCGAGTTCGTCGTACGCGAGACCCGGCGGCGCGAGGGCTCGTGA
- a CDS encoding Fpg/Nei family DNA glycosylase, with translation MPELPEVEALKDFLAEHLVGHEIVRVLPVAISVLKTYDPPVTAVEGREVTAVHRHGKFLDLATGDGPHLVTHLARAGWLHWKDRLPDGPPRPGKGPLALRVALETGEGFDLTEAGTQKRLAVYVVHDPQQVPGVARLGPDPLAADFDEPRFAALLAGERRQLKGALRDQSLIAGVGNAYSDEILHAARMSPFKLAASLTPEETHTLYEALRATLTEAVGRSRGLAAGRLKAEKKGGLRVHGRTGEPCPVCGDTVREVSFSDSSLQYCPTCQTGGKPLADRRLSRLLK, from the coding sequence ATGCCCGAGCTTCCCGAGGTCGAAGCGCTCAAGGACTTCCTGGCCGAGCATCTCGTCGGCCACGAGATCGTGCGCGTGCTGCCCGTCGCGATCAGCGTGCTGAAGACGTACGACCCGCCGGTCACCGCCGTCGAGGGCCGGGAGGTCACCGCCGTGCACCGGCACGGCAAGTTCCTCGACCTGGCGACCGGCGACGGCCCGCACCTCGTCACGCACCTGGCCCGCGCGGGCTGGCTGCACTGGAAGGACCGCCTCCCCGACGGCCCGCCCCGCCCCGGCAAGGGCCCCCTCGCCCTGCGGGTCGCCCTGGAGACGGGGGAGGGCTTCGACCTCACGGAGGCCGGCACCCAGAAGCGGCTGGCCGTGTACGTCGTCCACGACCCGCAGCAGGTCCCCGGCGTCGCCCGCCTCGGCCCCGACCCGCTCGCCGCCGACTTCGACGAGCCCCGCTTCGCCGCACTCCTCGCGGGGGAGCGGCGTCAGCTCAAGGGCGCCCTGCGCGACCAGAGCCTGATCGCCGGCGTCGGCAACGCCTACAGCGACGAGATCCTGCACGCGGCGCGCATGTCCCCCTTCAAACTCGCCGCGTCCCTGACGCCCGAGGAGACCCACACCCTGTACGAGGCCCTGCGCGCGACGCTCACGGAGGCGGTCGGGCGCTCACGGGGTCTGGCGGCGGGGCGGCTCAAGGCGGAGAAGAAGGGCGGCCTGCGGGTCCACGGCCGCACCGGCGAACCCTGCCCGGTCTGCGGCGACACCGTCCGCGAGGTGTCCTTCAGCGACTCCTCGCTCCAGTACTGCCCGACCTGCCAGACGGGCGGCAAGCCGCTGGCGGACCGGCGGCTGTCCAGACTGCTGAAGTAG
- a CDS encoding zf-HC2 domain-containing protein: MRSLERHRDVGAYALGVLDETEAFRFEDHLMECPQCAAQVTEFGPTARQMMLYRRATPRAVHPFAGPGPQLLDRLLGEVAVRHRAVRRRVLYAVAASVVVALAGPVLAMMAGGSGGDSAEAPVRVTATDEKSGVWAQVTTENEAWGSHVELQVKDGAGPRSCRLIAIGVDGSEQTVTSWTVPEHDARPNTVQGAAAWHADQIARYELRTAAGEHLVTLPAH, from the coding sequence ATGAGGTCCCTGGAAAGGCATCGCGACGTCGGCGCGTACGCGCTCGGCGTGCTGGACGAAACGGAAGCCTTCCGCTTCGAGGACCACCTCATGGAGTGTCCTCAATGCGCGGCGCAGGTCACCGAGTTCGGCCCCACCGCCCGGCAGATGATGCTCTACCGGCGCGCCACCCCGCGCGCCGTGCACCCCTTCGCCGGGCCCGGCCCGCAACTGCTGGACCGGCTGCTCGGCGAGGTGGCGGTCCGTCACCGGGCCGTGCGCCGCCGGGTGTTGTACGCCGTGGCCGCCTCGGTGGTGGTCGCGCTGGCCGGTCCGGTGCTCGCGATGATGGCGGGCGGCAGCGGCGGCGACAGCGCCGAGGCCCCCGTACGGGTCACCGCGACGGACGAGAAGTCCGGGGTGTGGGCGCAGGTCACCACGGAGAACGAAGCGTGGGGCAGCCACGTGGAGTTGCAGGTCAAGGACGGGGCCGGTCCCCGCTCCTGCCGGCTGATCGCCATCGGCGTCGACGGCTCCGAGCAGACGGTCACCAGTTGGACCGTCCCCGAGCACGACGCCCGTCCCAACACCGTGCAGGGCGCCGCGGCCTGGCACGCCGACCAGATCGCCCGCTACGAGCTGCGCACGGCGGCCGGCGAGCACCTGGTGACGCTCCCGGCCCACTGA
- a CDS encoding sigma-70 family RNA polymerase sigma factor produces MTAGTTLTATEPTTRPPTGSTTGSTTAEHELAALQREHGRPLFALLLRLSDGDRQRAEDLVQETLVRAWQHPEALRADAFDSVRPWLLTVGRRLAIDARRARQARPAEVGDAVLENAPVYADHAERAAAALDVREAVKTLTPQHREVLVLVYFRGASVAEAAEALGIPPGTVKSRAYYALRALRRVLPGYAADLR; encoded by the coding sequence ATGACCGCCGGAACCACCCTCACCGCGACCGAGCCGACGACCAGGCCGCCGACCGGGTCGACCACCGGGTCGACGACCGCCGAGCACGAGCTCGCCGCGCTCCAGCGCGAACACGGCCGGCCGCTCTTCGCGCTGCTGCTGAGGCTGTCCGACGGCGACCGCCAGCGCGCCGAGGACCTCGTCCAGGAGACCCTGGTGCGCGCCTGGCAGCACCCCGAGGCACTGCGCGCCGACGCCTTCGACTCCGTACGGCCCTGGCTGCTCACCGTGGGCCGGCGGCTCGCCATCGACGCGCGGCGGGCCCGGCAGGCGCGCCCGGCCGAGGTCGGGGACGCGGTGCTGGAGAACGCGCCGGTGTACGCCGACCACGCCGAGCGGGCGGCCGCCGCCCTCGATGTGCGCGAGGCTGTGAAGACACTCACTCCGCAGCACCGTGAAGTCCTGGTGCTGGTGTATTTCCGTGGGGCGAGTGTGGCGGAGGCCGCCGAGGCCCTCGGCATTCCGCCGGGTACCGTGAAGTCCCGCGCGTATTACGCGCTGCGCGCCCTGCGCCGGGTGCTCCCGGGTTATGCGGCCGACCTGCGCTGA